In Crinalium epipsammum PCC 9333, the following are encoded in one genomic region:
- a CDS encoding BsuBI/PstI family type II restriction endonuclease — MTTFLTDSADIARIHFSSRLNLKQRSELCQFLTPAPVARFMAKQFSNLSGHVSLLDPGAGVGVLTAAFVEQLLANPNQVESCFITAYEVESTFLSSLKQCLTECCTVLEYRGIKANYCLYNKSFIEAATEKKSPFFTASYTSFTHAVLNPPYKKINSKSIEKEILLSLGIETVNLYSAFVWITMLQLIDDGEIVAITPRSFCNGTYFRPFRKAFLGNMKLSKLHIFKSRTATFSEDKILQENIIFHAVKTKNKPDNIEITNISENELEGFSEFRCVPYREVIESNDSEMFIHIVTNSLEDSLRLQMDKFSSTLEELGLEVSTGPVVDFRLKSALRNCLNEQSVPLLYPESIKAGEILFPPSNPRKPIAIEQNQETAKWLVQPGWYVLIKRFSAKEEKRRISAAVCSPIDAPALGIENHLNYYHAKGKGINPDLARGLAAFLNSTLFDSYFRQFNGHTQVNATDLRRVKYPCKNELIELGSQIGDSFFDQLQIDTVVHKTLSIMSEATRAVQASKRIEEALAILKDISAPREQQNERSALCLLALADIQPETPWRQATAPRGRITEMMDWFRDRYGKQYAPNTRETVRRKTMHQFVQMGIVVENPDQPERPINSPKWCYQLHQQALSLLKSYGSAQWEEARRNYAVSVTNLLQDRNRNIPLIPISLPDGQAIQLSSGGQNILIKDILESFCPRFTPGGVVLYVGDAGDKFIINESQKFREMGVELDPHGKMPDVVVHYTPQDWLVLIEAVTSHGPVNLKRHNELKQLFESSRKGLVFVTAFPSRKEMTRYLAEISWETEVWVADQPDHMIHFNGERFLGPYESEYL, encoded by the coding sequence ATGACGACGTTCCTTACAGACTCCGCTGACATTGCCAGAATTCATTTCTCTTCAAGGCTGAATTTGAAGCAGCGTAGCGAATTGTGTCAGTTTTTGACTCCAGCCCCAGTTGCCCGTTTTATGGCAAAACAATTTAGCAATTTATCGGGTCATGTCAGTCTTCTAGATCCTGGGGCAGGAGTTGGGGTGTTAACTGCTGCCTTTGTAGAGCAATTATTGGCAAATCCTAATCAGGTTGAGAGTTGCTTCATAACAGCGTATGAAGTTGAATCAACCTTTCTCTCATCTCTAAAACAATGCCTGACAGAGTGTTGTACAGTTTTAGAATACAGAGGAATTAAAGCAAATTATTGTTTATACAACAAAAGCTTTATAGAAGCTGCTACCGAAAAAAAATCGCCGTTTTTTACTGCTTCTTATACCAGTTTTACTCACGCGGTTCTTAATCCGCCCTATAAGAAAATTAATAGTAAATCAATTGAAAAGGAAATTCTTTTAAGCCTTGGAATTGAAACTGTTAATTTATATAGCGCATTTGTTTGGATTACTATGTTGCAGCTTATTGATGATGGAGAGATAGTTGCCATCACACCCAGAAGTTTTTGTAATGGTACTTATTTTCGTCCTTTCCGTAAAGCTTTTTTAGGAAATATGAAACTGTCAAAACTTCATATTTTTAAGAGCCGTACAGCCACCTTTTCAGAAGATAAAATATTACAAGAAAATATTATTTTTCATGCTGTTAAAACAAAAAATAAGCCCGACAATATAGAAATTACCAATATTTCCGAGAATGAGTTAGAGGGATTTTCCGAATTTAGATGTGTTCCTTACAGGGAAGTTATTGAAAGCAATGATTCAGAGATGTTTATTCATATCGTTACCAACTCTCTTGAAGATTCTTTGAGATTGCAAATGGATAAATTCTCATCCACATTAGAAGAACTTGGTTTAGAAGTATCGACAGGTCCAGTTGTAGATTTTCGCCTTAAATCAGCTTTGAGAAATTGCTTAAATGAGCAAAGTGTTCCACTGCTTTACCCTGAATCTATCAAAGCAGGTGAAATTTTGTTCCCACCTAGCAATCCTCGTAAGCCGATCGCGATTGAACAAAATCAGGAAACAGCAAAGTGGTTAGTTCAACCAGGTTGGTATGTTTTAATAAAACGCTTTTCTGCCAAAGAAGAGAAGCGTCGCATTTCTGCTGCTGTATGTTCCCCTATAGATGCACCAGCACTAGGTATAGAGAATCACCTTAATTACTACCATGCTAAAGGTAAAGGGATCAATCCCGACCTTGCACGAGGTTTAGCGGCATTCCTCAATTCAACCTTGTTTGATAGTTATTTCCGTCAGTTTAATGGGCATACACAGGTCAATGCCACAGATTTGCGTAGAGTTAAGTACCCTTGTAAAAATGAATTAATCGAGTTAGGAAGCCAAATTGGTGACTCTTTTTTTGACCAATTACAAATTGATACAGTGGTACATAAAACTTTGTCGATTATGAGCGAAGCAACCAGAGCAGTTCAGGCTAGTAAACGGATTGAGGAGGCACTTGCTATTCTTAAAGATATTTCTGCTCCAAGGGAGCAGCAGAACGAACGCTCGGCACTTTGCTTGCTCGCATTGGCAGACATTCAACCTGAAACCCCTTGGAGACAAGCGACAGCACCAAGAGGTAGAATTACTGAAATGATGGATTGGTTTCGCGATCGCTACGGTAAACAATATGCACCAAATACACGCGAAACAGTCCGACGAAAAACGATGCACCAGTTTGTGCAGATGGGTATAGTTGTTGAGAATCCAGATCAACCAGAGCGACCAATTAATAGTCCCAAGTGGTGTTATCAGCTTCATCAACAAGCATTGTCACTTTTGAAATCCTATGGTTCTGCACAGTGGGAAGAGGCTCGCCGAAATTATGCTGTTTCAGTCACAAATTTATTGCAGGACAGAAATCGAAACATACCGTTGATTCCCATAAGTTTGCCTGATGGTCAAGCAATTCAACTTTCATCAGGTGGACAAAATATATTGATCAAAGACATTCTGGAAAGCTTCTGTCCTAGATTCACACCTGGAGGTGTAGTTTTGTATGTAGGTGATGCTGGAGATAAATTTATTATTAATGAAAGTCAGAAGTTCCGAGAAATGGGGGTTGAGTTAGATCCTCACGGTAAAATGCCAGACGTTGTAGTTCACTATACACCCCAAGACTGGCTTGTATTGATAGAAGCTGTCACCAGTCATGGTCCAGTTAATTTAAAACGCCACAATGAATTAAAGCAACTTTTTGAGTCGAGCCGTAAGGGGCTAGTTTTTGTTACTGCTTTCCCAAGCCGTAAGGAAATGACTCGGTATCTTGCTGAGATTTCTTGGGAAACAGAAGTTTGGGTGGCGGATCAGCCCGATCATATGATTCATTTCAATGGCGAGAGATTTCTGGGACCCTATGAAAGTGAATACTTGTAG
- a CDS encoding alpha/beta hydrolase, with amino-acid sequence MIATETRSPRWARLIPKLNPPTMPLKAKLGIVLLNLGCLILPGVASKPVLSAEKLYVTYGPLDFSLPVSALEAYAREGKIEPEFAFYTRFFDQKQLEQLRRVLVRRAKISPVRISQILYSPTGEILLGRIGEVVQTKANQPGFYAIRAAMIQAAASPEGLTPLNVLKKFPTYGIRINTERGFQVIDELNNLIGESQNAIAAIEQVATTEASAQSLVDFSGLPDIRKPGSFTWKKQTINLNDIRRRRIFPVDIYLPQGPNQRPLPVVVISHGLGDDRETFGYLAQHLASYGFAVAVPEHSGSNTKRIESVLSGFSRSLVVPSELVDRPIDIKYLLDQLDRLFPKQLNLQQVGVAGQSFGGYTSLALAGAKLNFEQLQKDCANSQDSLNVSLILQCSGLVLPPNNYQLQDERVKAVSAINPVSSSLFGESQISQIKIPTMIVSGSADTVTPAFSEQIKPFTWLTTPEKFLVLLKGGTHFSVLKESEGVVPLPAQALGPDPKIAYEYMKALNLAFFKTYIAGELPYKAYLNAGYAQLISQYQIPLNLVQNITPQQLTEGDAQPTPASSPEASPSPSPSPSLSPTP; translated from the coding sequence ATGATCGCTACTGAAACTAGATCTCCTCGGTGGGCGCGGCTGATTCCTAAGCTTAATCCGCCTACTATGCCACTAAAAGCTAAATTAGGAATTGTACTGCTAAATTTAGGCTGTTTAATACTTCCAGGCGTAGCATCCAAGCCTGTTTTAAGTGCTGAAAAGCTCTATGTCACTTATGGACCGCTTGATTTTTCTTTGCCTGTTTCTGCATTGGAAGCGTATGCCAGGGAAGGTAAAATTGAACCCGAATTTGCTTTCTACACTCGGTTTTTTGATCAAAAACAGCTTGAGCAATTACGCCGTGTACTCGTGAGGCGAGCGAAAATAAGTCCGGTAAGAATTTCCCAGATTCTATATTCGCCTACTGGAGAAATTTTGCTGGGACGAATTGGGGAGGTAGTTCAAACTAAAGCTAATCAACCAGGTTTTTATGCGATTCGGGCAGCGATGATTCAGGCTGCTGCTTCTCCCGAAGGTTTGACACCGTTAAATGTCCTGAAAAAGTTTCCCACTTATGGGATTAGGATTAATACGGAGCGAGGGTTTCAGGTTATTGATGAGTTAAATAACCTGATTGGTGAATCTCAAAACGCGATCGCAGCAATTGAACAAGTTGCTACAACTGAAGCATCCGCCCAATCCCTAGTAGATTTCTCTGGGTTACCAGATATTAGGAAACCAGGATCATTTACCTGGAAAAAGCAAACAATTAATTTGAATGACATTCGTCGTCGGCGCATTTTTCCAGTAGATATTTATTTACCCCAAGGTCCCAATCAGCGCCCTCTACCTGTGGTAGTAATTTCTCATGGATTGGGAGATGATCGTGAGACATTTGGGTATTTAGCACAACATTTAGCTTCCTACGGATTTGCTGTTGCTGTACCAGAACATTCTGGTAGCAATACCAAGAGAATAGAATCTGTACTTAGTGGTTTTTCTAGATCTTTGGTTGTTCCTAGCGAGTTGGTTGATAGACCAATAGATATTAAGTATTTATTGGATCAATTGGATAGATTGTTTCCAAAACAGTTAAATTTGCAACAAGTTGGTGTTGCTGGTCAGTCTTTTGGAGGCTACACCAGTTTAGCTTTAGCTGGCGCGAAGCTGAATTTTGAGCAACTGCAAAAAGATTGCGCCAACTCGCAAGATTCTTTAAATGTATCTTTAATACTGCAATGTAGCGGGCTGGTGTTACCACCAAATAATTATCAGTTGCAGGATGAACGAGTTAAAGCTGTGAGCGCAATTAACCCTGTTTCTAGCAGTTTGTTTGGAGAAAGTCAAATCAGCCAAATTAAAATTCCGACGATGATTGTTTCTGGTAGTGCTGATACAGTCACTCCAGCTTTTTCAGAACAGATTAAACCTTTTACTTGGCTAACTACTCCTGAGAAATTTTTAGTATTACTGAAAGGAGGCACTCATTTTTCGGTTTTGAAGGAATCAGAAGGCGTTGTACCCTTACCTGCTCAAGCACTTGGCCCTGACCCAAAGATTGCTTATGAATATATGAAGGCGTTAAATTTAGCTTTTTTCAAAACTTATATAGCTGGAGAGTTACCATATAAAGCTTACTTGAATGCTGGTTATGCTCAATTGATTAGTCAATATCAAATTCCTTTAAATCTTGTGCAAAATATCACTCCACAACAGCTAACCGAAGGGGATGCTCAACCTACACCAGCATCATCCCCAGAAGCATCTCCTTCCCCCTCTCCCTCTCCCTCACTTTCACCTACGCCTTAA
- a CDS encoding tetratricopeptide repeat protein, with amino-acid sequence MRSQTKFLSFLIFSLVVTASYTLPAAANSSGDTNFIGGSNNAIQNQPLQATQLFKQGVEQYRSHQYQDALNTYQQVLKIYREVGDEAGESRTLHNLGIISFYLKEPAQAIELLQQSLNIREKINDKVGTARSLDNIRKIKMLQTQTMVSPSSEISLIFDEDDKPALRSLDSSTGDKNIIPESNDPVTPPSDEKEVLFIW; translated from the coding sequence ATGCGATCGCAGACTAAATTTCTTAGCTTCCTTATCTTTAGCCTAGTAGTTACTGCCAGCTATACCTTACCCGCAGCAGCAAATTCTTCTGGCGATACAAATTTTATTGGAGGTAGCAATAACGCCATCCAAAATCAACCGCTTCAAGCAACTCAGTTATTTAAGCAAGGAGTTGAGCAATATCGCAGCCATCAATATCAAGATGCCTTAAATACTTATCAACAAGTGCTAAAAATTTATCGAGAAGTTGGCGATGAAGCTGGAGAGTCAAGAACACTCCACAACCTGGGGATAATTTCTTTCTATCTCAAAGAACCCGCACAAGCAATAGAGTTGTTGCAGCAATCATTAAACATTCGTGAAAAAATTAATGACAAAGTAGGAACAGCGCGTTCCCTTGATAACATTCGTAAAATTAAAATGTTACAGACTCAGACTATGGTATCACCATCAAGTGAAATCAGTTTGATTTTTGATGAAGATGACAAACCTGCTTTGCGTTCATTAGACTCATCTACTGGTGATAAAAATATCATCCCTGAGTCTAACGATCCTGTTACACCGCCAAGCGATGAAAAGGAGGTATTATTTATCTGGTAA
- the argF gene encoding ornithine carbamoyltransferase, with product MEVLKGRDLLSLADLTTDEIHELLDLAAKLKSGAVNLRCNKVLGLLFYKASTRTRVSFTVAMYQLGGQVIDLNPNVTQVSRGEPLADTARVLDRYLDILAIRTFEPEDLQTFANYAQIPIINALTDLEHPCQILADLLTVQESFGSLENLTLTYLGDGNNVAHSLLLGCALVGMNVRIATPDKFQPNQQIVQQAEEIAAIKGTEVIITQDAQAAVKGASVIYTDVWASMGQEDQAGDRIPIFQPYQVNEQLLSSANSDAIVLHCLPAHRGEEITDGVMEGKQSRIWDQAENRMHAQKALLVSLLGAD from the coding sequence ATGGAAGTATTAAAAGGACGAGATTTATTAAGTTTGGCAGACTTAACCACTGATGAAATCCACGAACTATTAGATCTAGCAGCAAAGCTGAAATCTGGTGCAGTTAACCTGCGGTGTAATAAGGTGCTGGGACTATTGTTTTATAAAGCTTCTACCCGAACTCGTGTCAGTTTTACTGTAGCGATGTACCAATTAGGCGGTCAAGTAATCGATCTCAATCCAAACGTTACCCAGGTAAGCCGAGGGGAACCTTTGGCAGATACAGCACGAGTATTAGATCGCTATCTTGATATTCTAGCAATTCGGACATTTGAGCCGGAGGATTTACAGACTTTTGCCAATTATGCTCAGATTCCCATTATTAACGCTTTAACAGATTTAGAGCATCCTTGTCAAATTTTGGCAGATTTATTAACTGTTCAGGAATCCTTTGGTTCACTGGAAAATCTGACATTAACTTATTTAGGCGATGGCAATAATGTTGCCCACTCGCTGCTGTTAGGGTGTGCTTTAGTGGGAATGAATGTTAGAATCGCCACCCCAGATAAATTTCAGCCAAATCAGCAAATTGTGCAGCAAGCAGAAGAAATTGCTGCTATTAAGGGTACAGAAGTAATTATTACTCAAGATGCTCAAGCCGCAGTTAAAGGAGCTTCTGTAATTTATACCGATGTTTGGGCAAGTATGGGGCAAGAAGATCAGGCTGGCGATCGCATTCCTATTTTTCAACCTTACCAAGTTAATGAACAACTATTAAGCAGTGCCAATTCAGACGCAATTGTACTTCACTGTTTACCCGCTCATCGAGGAGAAGAAATCACCGACGGCGTAATGGA
- the rimM gene encoding ribosome maturation factor RimM (Essential for efficient processing of 16S rRNA) — protein sequence MMANSEWLEIGTIVAPQGLNGEMRVYPTSDFPERFEEPGTRWLLKPGETEPQPIELLGGYYLAGKNLYVVELAGIEDRSQVEELRGYQLMVPESDRPTLAEDEYHIIDLVGAEVFNQLTGENLGVVVSVISAGNDLLEVKRHQTSASTSQSDSKQKSAKTVLIPFVKEIVPVVDIIQKRIEINPPPGLLDLA from the coding sequence ATGATGGCTAATTCTGAGTGGTTAGAAATTGGGACAATTGTTGCGCCTCAAGGTTTAAACGGCGAGATGCGGGTTTATCCTACTTCTGACTTTCCTGAAAGGTTTGAGGAACCAGGAACACGCTGGCTGTTAAAACCAGGGGAAACTGAACCTCAACCAATTGAATTGTTGGGGGGTTATTATCTTGCTGGAAAAAATTTATATGTAGTGGAATTAGCTGGAATAGAGGATCGTAGCCAAGTCGAGGAGTTACGAGGTTATCAATTAATGGTACCAGAGAGCGATCGCCCTACGCTGGCAGAAGACGAATATCACATTATAGATTTGGTTGGTGCAGAAGTATTTAACCAGCTTACAGGGGAAAATTTAGGGGTAGTAGTCTCTGTTATCTCAGCAGGGAACGATTTGTTGGAAGTGAAGCGACATCAAACATCAGCATCTACTTCACAATCTGATAGCAAACAAAAATCAGCTAAGACAGTGTTAATTCCATTTGTAAAAGAAATTGTCCCTGTAGTAGATATCATACAAAAACGAATTGAAATTAATCCTCCCCCTGGCTTATTAGATTTGGCATAG
- a CDS encoding RNA-guided endonuclease InsQ/TnpB family protein, translated as MLDVLKVRIYPNKGQQQALAKSFGCSRFVFNYYLNKTNTQYEETGKGMSYYDMAKDLTQLKKLSDYEWLTEVTAATLQQTLKNLESAFKNFFSKRARFPKFKSKHRKQSIRYPESCSIKNGGLKLPKLGIVKANISKSINGKIKSVTVSQTSTDKYFAAILFETDDLTTNKKGKITSIDLGLSNLVTTFDGKDFDKVDPIKPTRKYAKRLRRRQQALSRKKKGSLNRQKQVKRVARVHEKIAKTRQDFLHKLSRKLVDENQVIIAENLCIKGLARTKLAKSILDAGWGMLLNFISHKLDREGAIFVQVDRFFPSSKLCNSCKVKNNSLNLSIREWVCPECKTHHDRDENATQNLREEGIRILLTNTVGHTEIQACGETVRLNGACIKEQVSVKQESPVTAQA; from the coding sequence ATGTTAGACGTACTCAAGGTGAGAATTTATCCAAATAAGGGGCAGCAACAAGCATTAGCCAAAAGCTTTGGTTGTTCTAGATTTGTATTTAATTATTACCTGAACAAAACTAACACTCAGTATGAAGAAACGGGTAAGGGTATGAGCTATTACGACATGGCTAAAGACCTTACTCAACTCAAAAAGCTATCTGATTATGAATGGTTAACAGAAGTAACTGCTGCTACATTACAACAAACACTTAAAAACTTAGAATCAGCTTTTAAGAACTTTTTTAGTAAAAGAGCAAGATTCCCTAAGTTTAAAAGTAAACATAGAAAGCAATCAATTCGTTATCCTGAAAGCTGTTCAATTAAAAATGGTGGTTTAAAACTTCCAAAACTTGGCATTGTTAAAGCAAACATTTCAAAAAGTATTAACGGTAAAATTAAGTCTGTAACTGTTTCTCAAACCAGTACAGATAAATATTTTGCTGCAATTTTATTTGAAACTGATGATTTAACAACTAACAAGAAAGGGAAAATCACAAGCATTGACTTAGGTTTAAGTAATTTAGTTACTACTTTTGATGGAAAAGATTTTGATAAAGTTGATCCGATTAAACCTACCAGGAAATATGCTAAACGTTTAAGACGTAGACAACAAGCATTATCCAGAAAGAAAAAAGGGTCTTTAAATCGTCAGAAACAGGTTAAGAGAGTTGCTAGAGTTCACGAAAAAATAGCGAAAACAAGACAAGATTTTCTCCATAAGCTCTCAAGAAAATTAGTAGACGAAAACCAAGTCATTATAGCTGAGAACCTTTGTATTAAAGGATTAGCACGTACCAAACTAGCGAAATCAATATTAGATGCTGGTTGGGGAATGTTGCTTAATTTTATCAGCCATAAACTAGATAGAGAGGGAGCAATATTTGTTCAAGTTGACAGATTCTTTCCTAGTAGCAAGCTTTGTAATAGTTGTAAAGTTAAGAACAATTCATTAAATCTCAGTATTCGTGAATGGGTTTGTCCTGAATGTAAAACTCACCACGATAGGGATGAAAATGCAACACAAAATCTTAGGGAAGAGGGCATAAGAATTCTGTTAACAAATACCGTAGGACATACGGAAATTCAAGCTTGTGGAGAAACTGTAAGACTTAATGGTGCTTGCATCAAAGAGCAAGTTTCAGTGAAGCAAGAATCTCCCGTCACAGCGCAAGCTTGA